A part of Halobacillus shinanisalinarum genomic DNA contains:
- the paaD gene encoding 1,2-phenylacetyl-CoA epoxidase subunit PaaD: MNDEQKHEEIHAILKTVDDPELPSVSVVDLGMVHEVTIDQSKVSITMVPTFAGCPALDFIEKNVKSAVGNIDWVEDCLVAFSFQKKWSTDAITDEGKEQLKKHGVSPPPENYRPGEEWSVNCPYCGSAFTSMENVFGPTACRSILYCGSCKNPFEAMKPVVNYSIVY; this comes from the coding sequence GTGAATGATGAACAAAAGCACGAGGAGATTCATGCTATTTTAAAAACAGTTGATGATCCAGAGCTTCCCTCGGTTAGTGTAGTAGATCTCGGGATGGTCCATGAAGTTACGATAGATCAAAGCAAGGTATCAATTACCATGGTGCCGACTTTCGCAGGGTGCCCTGCCCTTGATTTCATAGAGAAAAATGTAAAATCAGCGGTTGGGAATATTGATTGGGTAGAGGACTGTCTGGTTGCTTTTTCCTTTCAGAAGAAGTGGTCAACTGATGCCATTACAGATGAAGGAAAAGAACAATTAAAAAAACATGGAGTCTCGCCACCCCCTGAAAACTATCGACCCGGGGAGGAGTGGTCCGTAAATTGCCCTTATTGTGGATCAGCTTTTACATCTATGGAAAACGTGTTTGGACCTACGGCTTGCCGCAGCATTTTATATTGCGGATCCTGTAAGAATCCATTTGAAGCCATGAAACCAGTGGTTAATTATTCTATTGTTTACTAA
- the paaB gene encoding 1,2-phenylacetyl-CoA epoxidase subunit PaaB, whose amino-acid sequence MEKQDESNFYQEYEVFSKKNEKSPIQHQFSLLAPNEEMALNMAQENFMRREKVLDVWVVQRDNIRSMTSEERQQWTKRLNNKDYRNTKGYGYLRKKWGEKEQGMLDEKEIMSWKEVKKS is encoded by the coding sequence ATGGAAAAACAGGATGAATCTAACTTTTACCAAGAATATGAAGTGTTCAGTAAAAAAAATGAAAAGTCGCCAATCCAACACCAGTTTAGCTTACTGGCTCCAAATGAGGAGATGGCGCTGAATATGGCGCAGGAAAACTTCATGCGTCGGGAAAAAGTGCTCGATGTCTGGGTGGTTCAGCGCGATAATATTCGCTCGATGACTAGTGAAGAACGACAACAATGGACCAAACGTTTAAATAATAAAGATTACCGCAACACAAAAGGTTATGGTTACTTAAGGAAAAAATGGGGCGAAAAAGAACAGGGGATGTTAGATGAAAAAGAAATCATGTCCTGGAAAGAGGTGAAAAAATCATGA
- the paaX gene encoding phenylacetic acid degradation operon negative regulatory protein PaaX, whose product MDKLFNTRSMIFTLYGDYISQYGNVIWIGSLIRLLKEFGHNEQSVRAAISRMSKQGWVQSEKKGNKSYYYLTERGKDRMDEAANRIYKIESPSWDGEWRLLLYTIPEQKRHLRDELRRELVWSGFGLLSNSCWITPNPLEEQVNKLIAKYEIGSYVNFFRATYEGMSDNKELVEQCWDLDEINERYSQFIQDYSQKYIIDKNKIEKGDLTDGSCFVERTLLVHQYRKFLFIDPSLPKELLPEDWLGDSAASLFRDYYQMLREPATRFFESVFEPGELISKKNS is encoded by the coding sequence ATGGATAAACTATTTAATACTCGTTCAATGATTTTCACGTTATATGGAGATTATATTAGCCAGTATGGCAATGTGATCTGGATCGGGAGTTTAATTCGGTTACTTAAAGAATTTGGTCATAATGAACAATCCGTTAGAGCAGCCATTTCCCGTATGAGCAAACAAGGATGGGTACAGTCCGAAAAAAAAGGAAATAAAAGTTATTATTACCTGACTGAACGTGGCAAGGACCGTATGGATGAGGCTGCGAACCGAATTTATAAAATAGAATCGCCTTCCTGGGATGGAGAGTGGAGATTGCTCCTTTACACAATTCCTGAGCAAAAGCGTCATCTGAGAGATGAACTGAGACGTGAACTAGTGTGGAGTGGTTTCGGCCTTTTGTCTAACAGTTGTTGGATTACCCCTAACCCCCTAGAGGAGCAAGTTAACAAACTGATTGCCAAATATGAAATCGGTTCTTACGTTAATTTCTTTCGTGCCACATATGAAGGAATGAGTGATAATAAAGAGCTAGTGGAGCAGTGTTGGGACCTTGACGAAATCAACGAACGGTACTCTCAGTTTATCCAAGATTATAGTCAAAAATATATCATAGATAAGAATAAGATCGAAAAAGGGGACCTGACTGATGGGAGCTGCTTCGTGGAACGTACCTTGCTTGTACATCAGTACAGAAAATTTCTATTCATTGACCCTAGCCTCCCTAAAGAACTTTTACCAGAAGATTGGCTAGGAGACTCAGCGGCTTCTCTATTTAGAGATTATTATCAAATGCTCAGAGAACCTGCTACTCGTTTTTTTGAATCTGTGTTTGAACCAGGAGAACTAATAAGTAAAAAGAATTCATAG
- the paaC gene encoding 1,2-phenylacetyl-CoA epoxidase subunit PaaC, translating into MKPVETADQAKQDTSYYNALAELLYQLADDDFIISFRGSEWLGLAPHIEADVAYSSITQNTMGHAFLYYQLLEELGEGEIDTLAHERPPENRRNAVYFEKRNGDGSYLEEPYYDWALTVVRQFLYETMKKVKLEALATSSFEPLANTAQKVLMEQPYHLAHWKMWIAQLQESTEEAQTKIQLRLEEAWKECKDVLELGPKAKEMEQYRLIAGEDFLKKQWLKEVEATIKTPPSQPLDKKFGSGRDGEHTVDLEQALQTLAEVYDSDRNAVW; encoded by the coding sequence ATGAAACCTGTAGAAACAGCGGACCAAGCGAAACAAGACACTTCTTATTATAATGCATTAGCTGAATTACTTTATCAGTTAGCCGATGATGACTTTATCATTTCATTCCGAGGGTCTGAATGGCTGGGGCTAGCCCCTCATATTGAAGCGGATGTTGCTTATTCATCTATTACACAAAACACCATGGGTCACGCATTTCTCTATTATCAATTGTTAGAAGAGTTAGGGGAAGGTGAGATTGATACGCTTGCTCACGAACGCCCTCCTGAGAATAGACGAAATGCCGTCTATTTTGAGAAGAGAAATGGAGATGGGTCATATTTAGAAGAGCCGTATTACGATTGGGCACTAACTGTCGTCCGTCAATTTTTATATGAAACTATGAAAAAAGTTAAATTAGAGGCGCTTGCGACAAGCTCCTTTGAACCACTGGCAAATACCGCTCAAAAAGTATTAATGGAACAGCCCTATCATCTGGCGCATTGGAAAATGTGGATTGCACAACTTCAGGAATCCACGGAAGAGGCTCAAACAAAAATTCAATTACGTTTAGAGGAAGCGTGGAAAGAATGTAAAGACGTTTTAGAATTGGGACCTAAAGCAAAAGAGATGGAACAATATCGTTTAATCGCTGGGGAAGACTTTTTGAAGAAGCAATGGTTGAAGGAAGTAGAGGCTACGATAAAAACTCCACCGTCACAACCACTAGATAAAAAGTTTGGTAGTGGGAGAGACGGCGAGCATACCGTTGATTTAGAGCAGGCTTTACAAACCCTTGCTGAAGTGTATGATAGCGACCGGAATGCGGTGTGGTAA
- the paaA gene encoding 1,2-phenylacetyl-CoA epoxidase subunit PaaA has translation MYNYGGTLATENIDEDKDKYAEFMRRVEAGEKIEADDWMPKEYRETLIKLISMHGISEIMGALPEKEWVPKAPTLKRKLGIMAKVQDEMGHGQLLLRVAEDLMKPYGKTRENLMEDLLNGDLKFHNVFHMPTKTWADAGMVGWLVDGAAIISQTNMLDASYGPYQRALKRICQEEVFHAQHGEAIIMALAEGTEEQRKILQESLNRWWPSLLMFFGPESASTTGSSKQEVTTKYRIRKSSNEELRQAFLDKYLPRVFSLGLTVPDETVHYDETKGHWLYQQPDWNEFKQIISNKGPRSKERLRLREIAYENNRWVRQALAPQVVVS, from the coding sequence ATGTATAACTATGGAGGAACCTTAGCCACAGAGAATATTGATGAAGATAAAGATAAATATGCTGAGTTTATGCGGCGTGTTGAAGCAGGTGAAAAGATAGAAGCGGATGATTGGATGCCGAAAGAGTACCGTGAAACGCTTATTAAACTCATCTCCATGCATGGTATAAGTGAAATTATGGGAGCGTTGCCCGAAAAGGAATGGGTGCCTAAAGCACCTACTTTAAAAAGAAAACTGGGAATTATGGCTAAAGTACAGGATGAGATGGGACACGGACAGCTTCTTCTGCGAGTGGCTGAGGACTTAATGAAACCTTATGGGAAAACCCGAGAAAACTTAATGGAGGATCTATTAAATGGAGATTTGAAATTCCATAACGTGTTCCATATGCCAACTAAAACTTGGGCAGATGCTGGCATGGTTGGATGGTTGGTGGATGGGGCAGCGATTATTTCGCAAACAAATATGTTAGACGCCTCATATGGACCATACCAAAGGGCTCTTAAACGCATTTGTCAAGAAGAAGTATTTCACGCTCAACATGGTGAAGCGATTATTATGGCGTTAGCCGAAGGCACTGAGGAGCAAAGGAAAATATTACAAGAATCACTTAATCGTTGGTGGCCTTCACTCTTAATGTTTTTTGGTCCTGAGTCTGCATCAACCACAGGTTCCTCAAAGCAAGAGGTTACAACTAAATATCGCATTCGTAAGAGTTCCAATGAAGAATTGCGTCAGGCTTTTTTAGACAAATATTTACCGCGGGTTTTTTCCTTAGGATTAACTGTTCCAGATGAAACCGTCCACTACGACGAAACAAAAGGCCATTGGTTGTACCAACAGCCTGATTGGAATGAATTTAAGCAAATTATTAGCAATAAAGGACCACGATCAAAGGAACGTTTGCGTTTAAGGGAAATTGCCTATGAAAACAATCGTTGGGTCAGGCAGGCATTGGCTCCACAGGTTGTCGTCTCATAG
- a CDS encoding aldehyde dehydrogenase family protein gives MTNTVTAEAVTEVGAMKRDHYAMIINGERVESRSNETMETYNPAKGERVATVAKANQEDAEKAIQAARQSFDQGKWRNKYPVGKRSRVLNKIAAIMRERFNELVEMEVLNSGKSVGAAQVQINQSIEDFEFYAGAIVGHRGAVNNMPNGFFNYTHKEPVGVCAQIIPWNYPMMMAAWKIAPAIAAGCSVIIKPASLTPITAIILNEICHEAGVPEGVVNTIPGSGKVVGDYLVEHKDINKVAFTGSTPTGRDIMSKSSETLKRLTLELGGKSPNIVFEDADLDAAVPGSLFGIFFNTGQSCEARSRMFVHESIYDEFMEQFIAKTEKLKSGDPFDKGTHLGSIISRNQLEVIDGYVQSAREEGATIATGGKEMNIEGFENGHWYEPTVITDVTPDMKAVKEEIFGPVVVVEKFTDEKDVIQRANDTEYGLGSAVWTTNQGRATRVSHQIEAGIVMVNTPFSAFPGTPFGGYKQSGFGRELCVETLDLYMEDKSVLSYYGPKPLNPFGV, from the coding sequence ATGACAAATACAGTAACAGCAGAAGCAGTAACAGAAGTTGGAGCAATGAAACGTGATCATTATGCGATGATTATTAATGGTGAGCGTGTGGAAAGCCGTTCAAATGAAACAATGGAAACCTATAATCCGGCAAAAGGTGAACGAGTAGCAACGGTTGCAAAGGCGAATCAAGAAGATGCAGAGAAAGCCATACAAGCGGCGAGGCAATCATTCGATCAAGGAAAATGGCGTAATAAGTATCCTGTAGGTAAACGTTCAAGGGTGCTAAATAAAATTGCAGCAATAATGCGTGAACGATTTAATGAACTAGTGGAAATGGAAGTTCTAAACAGTGGTAAATCAGTGGGAGCGGCTCAAGTTCAAATTAATCAGTCCATCGAGGATTTTGAATTTTATGCTGGGGCGATTGTAGGTCACCGTGGTGCAGTAAATAATATGCCTAATGGTTTCTTTAACTATACACATAAAGAACCTGTTGGAGTCTGTGCACAAATTATCCCTTGGAATTATCCGATGATGATGGCAGCTTGGAAAATAGCCCCGGCTATTGCTGCTGGATGCTCGGTGATCATCAAACCAGCTAGTCTGACACCAATTACAGCTATCATTCTTAATGAAATTTGCCATGAAGCGGGTGTGCCAGAAGGCGTCGTTAACACCATTCCGGGGTCAGGTAAAGTTGTCGGGGACTATCTCGTCGAACACAAAGACATCAACAAGGTTGCCTTTACAGGTTCAACGCCGACTGGAAGAGATATTATGAGTAAATCTTCAGAGACGTTAAAACGCCTTACCCTCGAGCTTGGCGGAAAATCACCAAATATCGTTTTTGAAGATGCAGATTTAGACGCTGCTGTACCAGGTTCTTTATTTGGTATTTTCTTTAACACGGGTCAATCCTGTGAAGCGCGTTCACGCATGTTTGTCCATGAATCGATTTATGATGAATTTATGGAACAATTTATTGCGAAAACAGAGAAGTTGAAGTCCGGTGATCCTTTTGACAAAGGAACGCACCTTGGTTCGATTATCAGCCGTAACCAACTAGAGGTCATCGATGGATATGTCCAGTCCGCTAGAGAAGAAGGAGCTACCATTGCTACAGGTGGTAAAGAAATGAATATTGAAGGGTTTGAAAACGGTCACTGGTATGAACCTACTGTTATTACAGACGTAACACCAGATATGAAAGCTGTGAAAGAAGAAATATTCGGGCCGGTCGTTGTGGTAGAAAAATTTACTGATGAGAAAGATGTTATCCAACGTGCCAACGACACAGAGTACGGATTAGGGTCGGCGGTATGGACGACAAACCAGGGCAGAGCTACTCGCGTATCCCATCAGATTGAAGCCGGAATCGTGATGGTCAATACTCCATTCTCGGCATTTCCTGGTACTCCATTCGGAGGATATAAACAATCTGGATTCGGCAGAGAACTTTGTGTAGAAACGCTAGATCTTTATATGGAAGATAAAAGTGTTCTTTCCTATTACGGACCAAAACCTTTAAATCCGTTTGGGGTGTAA
- a CDS encoding enoyl-CoA hydratase-related protein has protein sequence MTNTYIRAFTENKAGVIQLHRPQVANALNRKMVDEIVEQMEAFDRDDSLRAIVLKGNEKAFAAGADIEEMMEDSPLSLELTNPFAVWDRITLIKKPIIAAVNGFALGGGFELALHCDLIVAAENAKFGFPEVTLGVMPGAGGTQLLTKAMGRAKALEWIWLGQTMNAQEALQYGVINRVVAPELVEEETMRLASQIVEQAPVAIRLIKEAVHEAVDAPLIDGLKLERKNFYLAFASQDQKEGMRAFTEKRNPSFKGV, from the coding sequence ATGACTAACACTTATATTAGAGCTTTTACAGAAAATAAAGCAGGGGTCATTCAGCTTCACCGCCCTCAGGTGGCTAATGCTCTGAATCGGAAAATGGTTGATGAAATAGTCGAACAAATGGAAGCGTTTGACCGGGATGATTCGCTTCGAGCTATTGTATTGAAGGGAAACGAAAAGGCGTTTGCTGCGGGAGCTGATATTGAGGAAATGATGGAAGACTCCCCGTTATCGTTGGAGCTTACAAATCCTTTTGCCGTCTGGGATCGCATAACACTGATTAAAAAACCGATTATCGCAGCGGTAAATGGATTTGCTCTAGGGGGAGGCTTTGAACTAGCCCTTCACTGTGACCTCATTGTCGCTGCTGAGAATGCAAAATTTGGCTTTCCGGAGGTTACATTAGGAGTCATGCCCGGAGCAGGGGGGACACAACTTTTAACAAAAGCAATGGGGCGAGCTAAAGCACTCGAATGGATTTGGCTAGGTCAAACAATGAATGCCCAGGAAGCATTGCAGTACGGTGTAATTAATCGGGTTGTTGCACCTGAGTTAGTAGAAGAGGAAACAATGAGGCTTGCCAGTCAAATCGTTGAACAGGCACCTGTAGCCATTCGGCTTATAAAAGAGGCAGTCCACGAGGCTGTGGATGCACCTTTAATAGATGGATTGAAATTAGAACGAAAAAACTTTTATTTGGCCTTTGCCTCTCAAGACCAAAAAGAGGGAATGCGAGCTTTCACAGAAAAGCGGAACCCTTCTTTCAAAGGGGTGTAA
- a CDS encoding NAD(P)H-dependent flavin oxidoreductase, giving the protein MNDLTKKLGVNLPFIQGGMGNISHASLAIAVSEAGGLGTIGVGTLNPDIVEQMILDIRRKTSKPFAVNIPLTVQPYVKEILSLIINHQVPVVSLSAGNPVPYIEPLKAENVVVMCVVANDKQAKKAEAAGADIIIAEGYEAAGINSLEELTTFTLIPKVTSSVNIPVAAAGGIGDGRGVLAAMTLGAQGVQLGTRLIATQDAQVHPAYKEALCAAGSDGTMIVGRHYKQIRRILKTPYGEHLLASEKEQLPLNTYLEKTDETHHIRGAIEGKLNEGHVNAGQISTIIEDIPTVRDLFTRLIREAQQASENNFPFHQMKN; this is encoded by the coding sequence ATGAATGATTTAACAAAAAAACTAGGAGTGAATCTCCCCTTTATCCAGGGAGGGATGGGGAATATCAGTCATGCGTCACTGGCAATAGCTGTCTCAGAAGCTGGGGGATTAGGCACGATCGGCGTTGGTACATTAAATCCTGATATTGTCGAGCAAATGATTCTTGATATTCGCCGTAAGACCTCGAAGCCATTCGCGGTCAATATTCCCCTCACTGTTCAACCCTACGTAAAAGAAATTCTCTCTCTAATTATCAATCACCAGGTACCTGTAGTCTCTTTGTCGGCAGGGAATCCCGTACCTTACATTGAGCCGTTGAAAGCGGAAAATGTTGTTGTGATGTGTGTAGTCGCAAATGACAAACAAGCCAAGAAAGCTGAAGCGGCAGGAGCTGATATCATCATAGCTGAAGGGTATGAAGCGGCAGGAATTAATTCATTAGAGGAGCTCACAACATTCACATTAATTCCTAAAGTAACATCATCTGTGAATATTCCTGTAGCAGCTGCAGGCGGCATTGGAGATGGACGAGGTGTTCTAGCCGCTATGACTTTAGGAGCGCAAGGGGTGCAATTAGGCACAAGACTAATTGCTACGCAAGATGCTCAGGTACATCCAGCTTATAAGGAAGCTTTATGTGCTGCAGGGTCTGACGGTACAATGATTGTTGGTCGACATTATAAGCAAATCAGGCGTATTTTAAAAACACCTTACGGGGAGCATTTACTTGCATCGGAAAAAGAACAATTGCCTCTTAACACTTATCTAGAAAAAACAGATGAAACCCATCATATTAGGGGAGCTATCGAAGGAAAACTGAATGAAGGACATGTGAATGCTGGTCAAATCTCCACCATTATCGAAGACATCCCCACTGTTCGAGACCTTTTCACACGATTGATCCGAGAAGCACAACAAGCATCGGAAAATAACTTTCCTTTTCATCAAATGAAAAATTAG
- a CDS encoding enoyl-CoA hydratase/isomerase family protein, translating to MGNTFQTISYDLKKGVARIGLNRPSAYNAFTEQMNKEMIKALRIASKDDEVRSIVITGEGKAFCAGEDLGGVNEHTNHATFLRNRYHPMMKAIKQTPKPIVAAVNGTAAGAGMSLALAADFRLVQPEAKFVSAFINIGLIPDSGFLYILPRLIGYAKALEVAVLGKPITGREAHEMGLATEVIDPSEWEEKVSRFSETLSSLPTQSVALIKRYMMDGMNLTFEEMLEKEAQAQRIAGKTHDHREGLQAFKEKRKPDFIGN from the coding sequence ATGGGAAATACATTTCAAACAATCTCTTACGATCTGAAAAAGGGTGTCGCTAGAATTGGATTAAATCGTCCATCTGCCTACAACGCATTTACAGAGCAAATGAATAAAGAGATGATCAAAGCTCTAAGGATAGCAAGCAAAGATGATGAAGTGAGAAGTATCGTTATCACTGGAGAGGGAAAAGCATTTTGTGCAGGAGAAGATTTGGGTGGAGTGAATGAACATACCAATCATGCTACCTTTCTCCGTAATCGCTATCATCCCATGATGAAAGCGATTAAACAGACACCTAAACCCATTGTTGCTGCAGTTAATGGTACTGCAGCGGGGGCAGGAATGAGTTTAGCGTTAGCGGCTGATTTTCGTTTAGTGCAGCCAGAAGCCAAATTTGTAAGTGCCTTTATTAATATAGGTTTAATACCTGATTCGGGTTTCCTATATATTCTGCCCCGTCTTATCGGCTATGCGAAAGCACTGGAGGTAGCTGTGCTCGGTAAGCCTATTACTGGAAGAGAAGCGCATGAAATGGGGCTTGCAACCGAAGTGATCGATCCGTCTGAATGGGAGGAGAAAGTAAGCCGATTTTCCGAAACACTATCGTCCCTTCCAACTCAATCTGTGGCATTAATTAAACGTTATATGATGGATGGAATGAACTTAACATTTGAAGAAATGCTTGAAAAAGAAGCGCAAGCACAGCGTATAGCTGGGAAGACCCATGATCATCGAGAGGGACTGCAGGCTTTTAAAGAAAAACGCAAACCAGATTTTATTGGAAACTAA
- a CDS encoding EthD family reductase, whose protein sequence is MVKLIALYKQPEDKEAFDEHYFNTHTPITKEIPGLRDMKVTKIVGSPMGESEYYLLCEMFYDDHESLQKGMKTDEGKASGKDVMKFAGDIVTLMIGEELND, encoded by the coding sequence ATGGTAAAACTAATTGCATTATACAAACAACCCGAGGATAAAGAGGCGTTTGATGAGCACTATTTTAATACACATACCCCGATTACAAAGGAGATCCCTGGTCTAAGAGATATGAAAGTAACAAAAATTGTCGGCTCACCAATGGGAGAGAGTGAGTATTACCTGCTTTGTGAAATGTTTTACGATGACCATGAATCTCTCCAAAAGGGAATGAAGACGGATGAGGGGAAGGCCTCCGGAAAAGACGTAATGAAATTCGCGGGTGACATTGTTACGTTAATGATCGGTGAGGAACTGAATGACTAA
- the paaK gene encoding phenylacetate--CoA ligase PaaK → MSTFSQEENWNRSKMERLQQERLKETIERVYHHVPFYRKAFQQLNVTPDDIQSLEDIQQLPFTKKRHLRENYPFSLLATPMEEVVRIHASSGTSGKPTVVAYTKNDMEHWGEIVARSIFMAGGRRGDILHNAFGYGLFTGGLGIHNGSEHLGCATVPISGGNTSKQITLIQDFCPRVICSTPSYLLNIGETMKSKGIDPASTSLEFAILGAEPWSEEMRNNIEEMFGIKAADIYGLSEVMGPGVAMECIDCQEGLHIADDHFLVEVIDPETLRPVPDGEDGELVFTSLTKEALPIIRYRTGDISSITRGKCACGRTTTKMSRVKGRIDDMLIIRGVNVFPSEIERYICDMDELAPHYQIHLQKKGVMDHAELHVEVCENFFELLPMEDFNHPTAQELTKRIQRSIKMEALVSMDVYLEKPKAIPRSEGKAKRIVDLRSNVSTPL, encoded by the coding sequence ATGTCCACTTTTTCACAAGAAGAAAACTGGAATCGCTCAAAAATGGAACGATTGCAACAGGAACGTTTGAAAGAGACGATAGAGCGCGTTTATCACCATGTCCCTTTTTATCGCAAAGCTTTTCAGCAATTGAATGTCACCCCTGACGACATTCAATCATTAGAAGATATTCAACAATTACCGTTTACAAAGAAACGTCATTTACGTGAGAATTATCCTTTTAGTTTGCTTGCTACTCCTATGGAAGAAGTTGTCCGAATACACGCCTCTTCTGGTACTAGCGGAAAACCAACCGTAGTGGCCTATACAAAGAATGACATGGAGCATTGGGGTGAAATTGTGGCCCGTTCTATCTTCATGGCCGGAGGACGAAGAGGTGATATTCTTCATAATGCTTTCGGTTATGGTTTATTCACGGGCGGATTAGGCATCCATAATGGCTCTGAACATCTAGGATGTGCCACCGTTCCTATTTCAGGAGGAAATACAAGTAAACAGATCACACTTATCCAAGATTTCTGCCCGCGTGTAATCTGTTCTACTCCTTCTTATCTATTAAACATTGGAGAAACTATGAAAAGTAAAGGGATTGATCCTGCTTCCACTTCCTTAGAATTTGCTATCCTTGGTGCTGAACCTTGGTCCGAAGAAATGAGGAATAATATTGAGGAAATGTTCGGTATTAAAGCAGCAGACATTTATGGCCTAAGTGAAGTGATGGGGCCCGGGGTAGCCATGGAGTGTATCGATTGCCAAGAGGGCCTTCATATAGCAGATGATCATTTTCTTGTTGAAGTCATAGATCCCGAAACCTTAAGACCTGTGCCAGACGGAGAAGATGGAGAACTAGTATTCACAAGCCTTACGAAAGAAGCACTGCCCATTATCCGGTACCGTACAGGTGATATTTCCTCTATTACACGTGGCAAATGTGCTTGTGGCAGAACAACGACAAAAATGAGTCGTGTAAAAGGCCGAATTGATGATATGTTGATTATACGCGGAGTAAATGTTTTCCCCTCTGAAATTGAGCGTTACATCTGTGACATGGACGAACTCGCCCCTCACTACCAAATTCATCTGCAAAAAAAAGGAGTGATGGACCATGCAGAACTGCATGTCGAGGTTTGTGAAAACTTTTTTGAGTTACTGCCTATGGAGGATTTCAACCATCCAACAGCTCAAGAACTTACAAAAAGAATTCAAAGGTCTATTAAAATGGAGGCACTTGTATCCATGGATGTATACTTAGAGAAGCCTAAAGCCATTCCTAGATCGGAAGGAAAGGCCAAACGTATTGTTGATTTGCGTTCAAACGTTTCCACTCCCCTTTAA
- a CDS encoding gamma carbonic anhydrase family protein, translating to MIYRYKDFSPLIHDTAYIADGAKVIGDVEVGAKSSIWFNVVLRGDEGPIRIGERCNIQENSMCHLYEQFPLTLEDEVSVGHNAIVHGCTLRKGALVGMGATVLDGAEVGEYSIIGANSLVPSGKVIPPRSLVLGSPGKVVRSLSDKDMEMIDETISTYVQKGQEFKQIEVLEKVFE from the coding sequence ATGATTTACCGTTACAAGGATTTTTCACCGCTTATTCATGACACCGCTTATATTGCAGACGGCGCTAAAGTTATTGGAGATGTTGAGGTTGGAGCTAAATCAAGTATATGGTTTAACGTGGTATTAAGGGGAGATGAAGGGCCAATTCGTATTGGTGAACGTTGCAATATACAAGAAAATTCGATGTGTCATCTGTACGAGCAATTCCCGTTAACTCTCGAGGATGAAGTATCAGTTGGCCATAATGCAATCGTACACGGGTGTACATTAAGAAAGGGGGCACTCGTTGGGATGGGGGCAACTGTCTTAGATGGGGCTGAGGTTGGAGAATATTCTATTATTGGAGCGAACAGTCTGGTGCCTTCAGGGAAAGTTATTCCTCCTCGTTCTCTTGTGTTAGGGTCCCCTGGTAAAGTTGTAAGAAGCTTATCGGATAAAGATATGGAAATGATTGATGAAACCATAAGCACCTATGTTCAAAAGGGTCAAGAATTCAAACAAATAGAGGTACTTGAAAAGGTCTTTGAATAA